A window from Drosophila subobscura isolate 14011-0131.10 chromosome O, UCBerk_Dsub_1.0, whole genome shotgun sequence encodes these proteins:
- the LOC117897676 gene encoding Down syndrome cell adhesion molecule-like protein Dscam2 isoform X2 — MSLLELLLLAKSKALTATALGLLLLLVFLPLPPVLATSGLRVPTFLLEPAPRLLFGNDTGAQVTCTAHGNPPPVVSWVLRDGTLATQVPGLRKISGNGTLHFPPFLAQYYRTDVHEATYRCRASNEAGTILSRNVQVQAVVRRQFHVHVENTEVYLGNSALIKCAIPEYVRPYVRVASWHRGEEILLPDLSDVAGRYVVLAASGDLYVRSVRSEDGLMKFSCLVTNTLNGERQRSDAVMLQVKELSKNLAPRTTQKPVMEIHVERGNDVHLPCNIQGNPFPIFTWYRVSDSAALYPIPSSQRVILSRTLLLIKNADERDAGKWICQASNQFGEQRIEIRLSVNSYVSVHILPQVQIVNSGGTANFNCTTTGSAIDAIDWLHNGKPLQANNALTTGRDNIRFLSKSSLLVQNVGRRDRGVYQCLVENQRASAQAMAELKLGDTVPELIYTFIEQNVRPGPLISLKCSASGSPPPQFSWLLDSQPIIDVSLHHRFAIGQFVDMSGDVISHLNISHVRPDDGGLYRCVATNSMGSVQHSARLNVYGPPYVRAIGPIKAVAGEDIIVHCPFAGYPIEQIRWEKAHQELTTSTHFELATVAEGGQLVIKNVEPGRDQGIYTCIVRSRAGEEARRDMQLNVNSPPVIEPFKFPKNLQEGGRAQITCAVSSGDMPIYFSWKKDDSSIPSSLQITEKKEEFYSLLVLKDISAKHSGKYTCYAGNAAAKVNYTAELQVRVAPRWSYEPMDTAIMLGNTISINCEAEGYPIPAITWFKGQGKASKDFKPLSMRNHSLLLNLATDNDEGYYMCRATNEIGAGLKKIIRINVNEPARFEQPARNISSRRNDPVTLDCHAKGDEPITIGWTHNNGRIDLNNFRFSIAEMKTDKGVDSQLTIGHSDRHDSGVYRCVAENPYGRAEQIIYLAVQERPDTPSNLEVFEVGSRTVKLSWRRPFDGNSPVLSYLVQYQALKYLQSHAALGAAGGDWNGLNVINVSLPSTSISRSYDSDLRESAIVAGLTPATTFLIRMQAINEIERSAYTEAIVLKTQEEAPTEAPSNVQVQTGGESELIVTWQIPPRESWNGELIGYTVNCTEEKQNINYISVVNNSLKSVIVGGWATTKATLRSLRKYTRYAVTVRALNSFGSGPWSAAIFGTTAEGVPEAAPQNVNCTALSSQSLKISWQEPPLQFHGGIIQGYKILYRPIVHQIDFPAKLEIKRTSNLETYLHTLHKASNYSLRVLAYTATGDGLASQPLYCQTDDDVPDAPAAIKAAALTADSILISWLTPKNRNGIISHYTVYAREAGRKGQAKTHMVRVDENGYPVTFEARSLAENQMYEFWVSASTSVGEGEPTSVVAQATNTRAPARIASFGQVVRKAVGTGLVLECLAVGNPTPRARWLTRDRPVTFSPFYEVTNEGNLKIHRVEGSLSGNYTCTANNLFGSDEIQYQVIAMKPPGAPQIIVQYASADSIRVSWDAPDDGGAPLQGYSISHHTAGESWFSTELLPENNAYTITSLKCGNQYIIKMSAHNMVGSGVSSEEINVWTKGKASQAPNGNELIATNATCVNLKLSSWHNGGCGIHHFSIEHRPLGDIRWTVVTSDISNAEENRENLIFCDFLPAKWYQLRISATNDAGKTTEHYHFSTTSIDGITIPPPSVFPSENDLMNNLINATNPTSGDWFSTLIVIVIITVSIITIALTIKHRRTLCGPMAEGYESRALPGEYKEEHENRRNQQVYSASPVKTVDKGNESEMYEISPYATFSVNGGRTGAPAKTPTRAVAAQTPLDYTMQFKTFGHPEGENLNATAYPLLPTSGFGHVKSKSSWHKQRYYNTDDESTLSKSMTIVAGSQAGHSKKSSAGRSAKNAGSSVGVVAESESDTSISPSTEFSNMPTYRVPCKSSRSSDGRAVVDMFRPDSSTESNNDQGSPAPERRHNTPRHVLGLGVGVGVAGEKRSAGQRSRKHAAQPSNQTLERRKCPGSSNSLDSEVDAETAASLAASIAAMAGAGVDLSGGFRPPAGFHDGREFPSQDQSECEREQRALDLEVQRVMESTGDAQLAKMDREELTSLLASVYLPRT, encoded by the exons ATGAGTTTATTAGAGCTTCTTCTTCTAGCCAAGTCAAAAG CGCTTACTGCCACAGCAttagggctgctgctgctgctcgtgttcctgccactgccgccagtCCTGGCCACAAGCGGCTTACGCGTACCCACATTCCTGCTGGAGCCCGCACCCCGCCTGCTATTTGGCAACGATACGGGGGCACAGGTTACCTGCACGGCGCACGGCAACCCACCGCCCGTTGTGTCCTGGGTGCTGCGCGACGGAACGCTGGCGACCCAGGTGCCGGGACTGAG GAAAATATCTGGCAACGGCACGCTGCACTTCCCACCGTTTTTGGCGCAATATTATCGCACGGATGTGCACGAGGCCACCTACCGCTGCAGGGCCAGCAACGAGGCGGGCACCATCCTCAGTCGCAACGTTCAGGTGCAGGCAG TGGTGCGTCGTCAATTTCATGTGCACGTGGAAAACACTGAAGTCTATTTGGGAAATTCGGCGTTGATTAAGTGCGCCATACCGGAATATGTGCGGCCCTATGTGCGCGTGGCCAGCTGGCATCGCGGCGAGGAGATACTGCTGCCGGATCTGTCGGATGTCG CGGGTCGCTATGTGGTCCTGGCCGCCTCCGGGGACTTGTACGTTCGCTCGGTGCGCTCCGAGGATGGCCTGATGAAGTTCAGCTGCCTGGTGACCAACACACTGAACGGGGAGAGGCAGCGCAGTGATGCAGTGATGCTGCAGGTTAAGG AGCTAAGCAAGAATCTGGCACCACGCACCACCCAGAAGCCCGTGATGGAGATTCACGTGGAGCGTGGAAATGATGTTCATCTGCCGTGCAACATACAGGGCAATCCATTCCCAATATTTAC CTGGTATCGTGTTTCCGACTCGGCAGCCCTCTATCCCATACCCTCGTCACAGCGAGTGATACTTTCACGAACATTGCTGCTCATCAAAAATGCTGACGAACGCGATGCGGGCAAGTGG ATATGCCAGGCCTCGAATCAGTTCGGGGAGCAGCGCATCGAAATACGCCTGAGTGTCAATTCGTATGTATCTGTGCATATATTGCCGCAAGTTCAAATTGTCAATTCGGGCGGAACGGCAAATTTCAATTGTACCACAACGGGCTCGGCGATCGATGCCATCGACTGGCTGCACAATGGCAAGCCGCTGCAGGCGAATAATGCACTCACCACCGGCAGGGATAA CATACGGTTCCTGTCGAAGAGTTCGCTGCTGGTACAAAACGTGGGACGGCGCGACCGCGGTGTCTATCAGTGCCTCGTTGAGAACCAACGCGCCAGCGCCCAGGCCATGGCCGAGCTGAAGCTGGGCG ACACTGTGCCGGAATTGATTTACACCTTCATTGAGCAGAATGTGCGTCCCGGGCCATTAATATCGCTTAAGTGCTCCGCCAGCGGCTCACCTCCGCCCCAA TTCTCCTGGCTGCTGGACTCGCAGCCCATTATAGACGTCTCGCTGCATCATCGCTTTGCCATCGGGCAATTTGTCGATATGTCCGGAGACGTGATAAGCCATTTGAATATCTCACATGTGCGACCAGACGATGGCGGTCTGTACAGGTGCGTGGCCACCAACTCGATGGGCAGTGTACAGCACTCGGCGAGGTTAAATGTCTACG GACCACCGTATGTGCGAGCCATTGGACCGATCAAAGCCGTTGCCGGAGAGGACATAATTGTGCACTGTCCGTTTGCTGGTTATCCCATCGAACAAATTAGATGGGAGAAAGCGCATCAGGAATTGACAACGA GCACACACTTTGAGCTGGCCACAGTGGCGGAGGGTGGGCAGCTGGTCATCAAGAATGTGGAGCCGGGACGGGACCAGGGCATCTACACGTGCATTGTGCGGAGTCGGGCCGGCGAGGAAGCGCGCCGTGACATGCAATTGAACGTGAACA GTCCGCCCGTCATCGAGCCCTTTAAGTTCCCCAAGAACCTGCAGGAGGGCGGCCGCGCTCAAATCACCTGTGCAGTCTCCTCGGGCGACATGCCCATCTACTTTAGCTGGAAGAAGGATGACAGCTCCATTCCTAGCAGCCTGCAG ATTAccgagaagaaggaggagttctactcgctgctggtgctcaaGGACATCAGTGCAAAGCACAGCGGCAAGTACACCTGCTACGCGGGCAACGCGGCTGCCAAGGTGAACTACACGGCAGAGCTGCAAGTGCGGG TCGCACCTCGCTGGAGCTACGAGCCCATGGACACGGCCATTATGCTGGGCAACACAATATCGATAAATTGTGAGGCGGAAGGATATCCGATTCCAGCCATTACCTGGTTCAAGGGTCAGG GCAAAGCCTCGAAGGACTTCAAGCCCCTGAGCATGCGTAAtcactcgctgctgctgaatctGGCCACAGACAACGATGAGGGCTACTACATGTGCCGGGCCACTAACGAAATCGGAGCTGGCCTCAAGAAGATAATACGCATCAATGTGAATG AACCCGCCCGCTTCGAGCAGCCCGCTCGGAATATTAGCTCCCGCCGAAATGATCCCGTGACCCTGGACTGCCATGCCAAGGGCGATGAGCCCATCACCATTGGCTGGACCCACAACAACGGACGCATCGATCTGAATAACTTTCGGTTCAGCATTGCCGAGATGAAGACGGACAAGGGTGTGGACTCACAGCTGACCATCGGCCACTCCGATCGCCATGACTCGGGCGTCTATCGCTGCGTTGCGGAAAATCCCTACGGTCGCGCCGAGCAGATCATTTATCTGGCCGTGCAGGAGAGACCCGACACGCCCTCCAATCTGGAGGTCTTTGAAGTGGGTTCCCGCACAGTGAAGCTCAGCTGGCGTCGACCCTTCGATGGAAACTCCCCGGTGCTCAGCTATCTGGTGCAGTATCAAGCCCTCAAGTATCTGCAGTCGCATGCGGCACTGGGTGCGGCGGGTGGCGACTGGAACGGGCTGAACGTCATCAACGTCAGTCTGCCATCGACGAGTATTAGTCGCAG CTATGACAGTGACCTGCGCGAGAGCGCCATTGTGGCGGGTTTGACGCCGGCGACGACGTTCCTCATCCGCATGCAGGCCATCAATGAGATTGAACGCAGTGCCTATACCGAAGCAATCGTGCTCAAGACCCAGGAGGAAGCGCCCACCGAAGCCCCATCCAATGTGCAGGTGCAGACGGGCGGTGAGAGCGAGCTAATAGTCACTTGGCAG ATTCCCCCCCGAGAGTCCTGGAACGGAGAGCTCATTGGCTACACGGTGAACTGTACCGAGGAGAAGCAGAATATCAATTACATTAGCGTCGTGAATAACTCCCTGAAGTCGGTGATTGTCGGCGGTTGGGCCACCACCAAGGCCACGCTGCGGAGTCTGCGGAAATACACCCGATATGCTGTCACCGTGCGGGCACTAAACAGCTTCGGCTCGGGCCCTTGGAGTGCGGCCATCTTCGGCACGACGGCCGAGGGAG TGCCCGAGGCAGCTCCACAGAATGTCAATTGCACGGCCCTGTCTTCGCAGAGTCTGAAGATTTCGTGGCAGGAGCCGCCACTGCAATTCCATGGCGGCATTATTCAGGGATATAAAATCTTATATCGCCCAATTGTGCATCAAA TTGACTTTCCTGCCAAGCTGGAGATTAAACGCACCTCGAATCTGGAAACCTATCTGCATACGCTGCACAAGGCCAGCAACTATTCGTTGCGGGTTCTGGCTTACACGGCCACTGGCGATGGCTTGGCCAGCCAGCCCTTGTACTGCCAGACGGACGACGATGTGCCCGATGCACCGGCGGCCATTAAGGCGGCTGCGCTGACGGCAGATTCGATTTTAATTTCATGGCTTACGCCGAAGAATCGCAATGGCATCATCTCCCACTACACGGTGTATGCGCGGGAAGCGGGCCGCAAGGGCCAGGCCAAGA CCCACATGGTGCGTGTGGACGAGAATGGGTATCCGGTGACATTCGAGGCACGCAGCCTCGCCGAGAATCAGATGTACGAATTCTGGGTATCCGCATCCACGTCGGTGGGCGAGGGCGAGCCCACATCTGTGGTTGCCCAGGCCACCAATACGCGAG CACCAGCACGCATCGCCTCGTTTGGTCAGGTGGTGCGCAAGGCCGTGGGTACGGGACTAGTGCTGGAGTGCCTGGCTGTGGGAAATCCCACGCCGAGGGCACGCTGGTTAACCCGCGACCGTCCCGTCACCTTCAGTCCCTTCTATGAGGTGACCAATGAGGGCAACCTGAAGATACACC GCGTCGAAGGCAGCCTGTCCGGAAATTATACATGTACGGCGAACAATCTCTTTGGCAGTGACGAAATCCAATATCAGGTCATTGCGATGAAGCCGCCCGGCGCACCACAAATCATCGTGCAGTACGCTTCCGCCGACAGCATACGTGTCAGCTGGGATGCGCCAGACGATGGTGGTGCGCCATTGCAGGGCTACAGCATCTCCCACCATACGGCCGGCGAGAGTTGGTTCAGCACCGAGCTGCTGCCGGAGAACAACGCCTACACGATTACGAGCCTGAAGTGCGGAAATCAGTACATTATAAAAATGTCTGCACATAATATGGTCGGCTCTGGTGTGTCCAGTGAGGAAATTAATGTCTGGACGAAAGGCAAGG CCTCACAGGCGCCAAATGGCAACGAACTAATTGCCACCAATGCGACGTGCGTGAATCTGAAGCTGTCATCGTGGCACAACGGGGGCTGTGGCATTCATCACTTTTCCATAGAGCATCGACCGTTGG GCGACATACGCTGGACAGTTGTCACATCGGATATTTCGAACGCCGAGGAAAATCGTGAAAATTTAATCTTCTGCGACTTTCTGCCAGCCAAGTGGTATCAGCTGCGCATCTCCGCCACCAACGATGCGGGCAAAACGACGGAGCATTATCATTTCAGCACAACGAGCATTGACGGCATCACCATACCGCCACCCTCGGTTTTCCCCTCGGAAAACGATTTGATGAACAATCtgataaatgcaacaaatccCACCAGCGGTGATTGGTTTTCGACGCTaattgtcatcgtcatcatcacgGTTTCCATCATAACGAT AGCTTTGACTATCAAGCACCGACGCACTCTGTGCGGACCCATGGCCGAGGGCTACGAGAGTCGTGCCCTGCCAGGCGAGTACAAGGAGGAGCACGAGAACCGGCGCAACCAGCAGGTGTACAGCGCATCGCCGGTGAAGACGGTGGACAAGGGCAACGAGTCGG AAATGTACGAGATTTCGCCGTATGCCACATTCAGCGTGAATGGAGGCCGCACTGGCGCTCCGGCCAAGACTCCCACACGTGCCGTAGCCGCACAGACTCCACTCGACTACACCATGCAATTCAAGACGTTCGGCCACCCGGAGGGTGAGAATCTGAATGCCACCGCCTATCCGCTGCTGCCCACCTCCGGCTTTGGGCACGTGAAGAGCAAGTCCAGCTGGCACAAGCAGCGCTACTACAACACAGATG ATGAGTCCACGCTGAGCAAGTCCATGACCATTGTGGCTGGCTCGCAGGCCGGCCACTCGAAGAAGTCGAGCGCGGGGCGGAGCGCCAAGAATGCCGGCAGCTCGGTGGGAGTGGTGGCCGAGTCTGAGTCGGACACGAGTATTAGTCCCAGCACCGAGTTTTCGAACATGCCCACCTATCGAGTTCCTTGCAAGTCCTCGCGCAGCAGTGACGGCCGCGCCGTCGTAG ATATGTTCCGGCCCGACTCCAGCACCGAGTCCAACAACGACCAGGGCTCGCCGGCGCCCGAACGGCGCCACAATACGCCGCGCCACGTCCTTGGcctgggtgtgggcgtgggagTGGCCGGCGAGAAGAGGAGCGCCGGCCAGCGCAGCCGCAAGCACGCGGCACAGCCCAGCAACCAAACGTTGGAGCGACGAAAGTGCCCTGGTAGTAGCAACAG TTTAGACAGTGAGGTCGATGCGGAGACGGCTGCCTCGCTGGCCGCCTCTATAGCAGCCATGGCTGGGGCCGGAGTGGATCTGTCGGGTGGGTTTCGTCCGCCCGCTGGCTTCCACGATGGCCGCGAGTTCCCCAGCCAGGACCAGAGCGAGTGCGAGCGTGAGCAGCGCGCCCTGGACCTGGAGGTGCAGCGCGTAATGGAGAGCACCGGGGACGCGCAACTGGCCAAGATGGACCGCGAGGAGTTGACCTCACTGCTGGCAAG CGTCTACCTACCCCGCACTTGA